In a genomic window of bacterium:
- the ribE gene encoding 6,7-dimethyl-8-ribityllumazine synthase — protein sequence MKVYEGKLEAKGLKIGVIVSRFNEFITSKLVDGCLDALVRHGAKEDDIEIVKVPGSFEIPYIAKKMADMKKYDAIICLGVIIRGETPHFNYICNEVAKGIANVSLESGIPVIFGVITSDTIEQAIERAGTKSGNKGFDAALSAIEMANLYKSV from the coding sequence ATGAAGGTTTATGAAGGAAAATTAGAGGCAAAGGGATTAAAGATAGGAGTAATTGTCTCCCGATTTAACGAGTTTATTACATCTAAATTAGTTGATGGCTGTTTAGATGCCTTAGTTCGACATGGGGCAAAAGAAGATGATATTGAAATTGTTAAAGTCCCGGGTTCTTTTGAAATTCCATATATCGCAAAGAAAATGGCAGATATGAAGAAATATGATGCTATTATCTGTCTGGGAGTCATCATTCGAGGAGAAACGCCACATTTTAATTATATTTGTAATGAAGTCGCTAAAGGGATTGCGAATGTTTCGTTAGAAAGTGGTATCCCGGTCATTTTTGGAGTTATCACTTCAGATACAATCGAACAGGCGATTGAACGCGCTGGAACCAAAAGTGGTAACAAGGGATTTGATGCGGCATTATCAGCCATTGAAATGGCTAATCTATATAAAAGTGTCTAA
- the nusB gene encoding transcription antitermination factor NusB, protein MKRKRSKARELALQVLFAIEASQSEPDEVISIFWQENMDVLPEIKEFADSLIRGVLKRLSEVDNLISSHADNWEFSRIAIVDRNIMRIATLELMAMKDIPGAVVINEAVELAKTYSTQDSSRFVNGILDKIKEDINRVRV, encoded by the coding sequence ATGAAAAGGAAAAGATCAAAGGCAAGAGAATTAGCTCTTCAGGTACTCTTTGCGATTGAAGCATCTCAATCTGAGCCAGATGAGGTCATTTCTATATTCTGGCAAGAGAATATGGATGTATTACCTGAAATTAAAGAGTTTGCTGATTCTTTAATTAGAGGGGTATTAAAAAGGTTATCCGAGGTTGACAACCTTATTAGTTCCCATGCGGATAATTGGGAATTTTCCAGAATAGCTATCGTTGACCGCAATATTATGCGAATAGCTACCCTTGAATTAATGGCAATGAAAGATATTCCTGGAGCGGTTGTGATTAATGAAGCCGTAGAATTGGCTAAAACTTATAGCACTCAGGACTCATCAAGGTTTGTCAACGGTATTTTAGATAAGATAAAGGAGGATATTAATCGTGTCAGGGTATAA